The following nucleotide sequence is from Branchiostoma lanceolatum isolate klBraLanc5 chromosome 18, klBraLanc5.hap2, whole genome shotgun sequence.
aaatgtaacatattttcaaatttcaatttatttcattcCTTTTAAGAATTTGAAGGTATTCAGACACACACTGATGCCTTATATTTCATATGGAtttttgtacatacaatgtacctttcaAAACTGACATGATATATGATTGAGAAACCTTTGAGCTCAGGCTTACATTTCTAAAACTTGTTAACTGAAAGGAAACTTACAGTCTTTCTACATTCACATccaattttttttatcaaatgtcaaaatattgCTTTGATTTATTAACATCTCAAGTGTGTATATTGAATGGCaatagattttgataaaaggtTGCATTCAAATATCACTTTGCTCCGATTCAGTAGTTCTGGAAAACATTGACTGTGTGGTTCCGCAAAATAGGACAATCGGTCACGACTAACTGTccctgtgttgccatggcaacagccatcGGTTTGTCCATGTCCGTCGCGACGTGTTCGAGGAATTTGCCTGACTTGTCAAACATCTCCACACGCATGTTCCCACTGTCCGCCACGATGATGTTACCCGCCCTGTCAGTACAGATGCCGCAGGGATGCCACAGCTGTTTGCCACTTCCCTCGCCTTTGAACTTGAAGCGAAACTTGCCGTTCTTGTTGTAGACGTAGATACAGTGGTTGTGAAAGTCTGAGACGAGGATGTTCCCTTCGCCGTCCACGGTGATGTACTGTAGACGCTTCATCCCCTGCTGCTGACCCACAGTTTTCACAAGTTTCCCATCCGACCGGAACACTTGAACTTCGCCGTGTCGGAAAATAAAGCCTGCGGTGTGTGTGATTAGGATGTGGTTCCACTTGGTGTCCACGGCAACTCCTCTTCTCCAGTCCGACTTCTCGAGCTCGATCTTTCTCAGTGCTCTGCCCTGTTTGTCGTACTGCACGGCAAAGTGCCCTGTCGCTGTCTcccccaccacccacaggttcccATTTCCGTCCATGGCTACGTCCATCGGTTCCATGTCCTGTTTGTCTGGCACGATCGTCGGGAACTGGCGGACAAACGTTCCCTGCAGGGTGAAGACTTGGAGTCTCTGGTTCCCCTTGTCTGCTACAAAGATCTCACCTTCCTCGGACACTGCAATACCAAGTGAGCCCTTGAACTGTCCTGTTCCTGATCCCTGCCCACCAACTGTCCACAACCTCTGAAACCCATGCTCCTCATCCctctggttaccatggtgatgacctgtGACCCTCACTACTTCATTGCTGGATGTATATGCAGCTTGGATTGGTCCAGATAGAAGAGTCTGGACCGCTTGATTTTtgtaaccatggtgatgacctgtGCCCCCAGGTGTTGCAGCTGTGATTGGTGTAGATGGGAGGGACTGGAATGATTTCttttggttaccatggtgatgacctCTGCCCCTAGCTTCTTCATCAATAGTTGCAGGCTCTTCATGGGTTGGAGCAGATGCAAGAAATTGTTCTGAAAATCTTTGATAAATAGTTCTAGGTACTTCTAGGGCTGTAGATGGGAGAGACTGTACGGATTGTCTGTGGTTACTATGGTGATGACCTCTGCCCTTTACTGCATCATCGCTAGATACAGGTTCTACCGGGATTGGTACAGATGGGAGAGACTGGACTGATTGTCTTTGGTTTCTATGGTGACGACCTCTGCCCTTTACTGCATCATTACCAGATGGAGATGCTTTTGGGATTTGGGCAGATGGGAGAGACTGGACCATCACATGTCCCAGCACTGGCACTCCAGTGTCTGCAATGTGTTTGGGCTCAAAGACAGCTGGCTGGGTTTGTACAGGAGTAGGCACTGCTTTTCTTCTGTACTTTTCTATTATCTTTGTCAAAATGGTTTCCTGACCGAGAAACTCGACCCCACACTCCTCCATTTCTCGTTCTGCTTGATCACAGGCAGCTGACAGTTCGTTCAAGTCCGTCAACACTATTTCTCTCCCACTTTGCATCCTCGCTAGGTTTTTCCTGCGATTTAGTTCAGATTCCGACAAGAGCTCTTCCCTTCTCTCTATGAGTTTTTGCAGCATTTGGTTGTAAGCTTGGTGGATGCTTTTGTCTGTTTGCTGTTTCTGTTCATTCAGGGTTTTCTCTTTTTCCCTCAGATCTCGTATGAAGCTGCAGTAGCTTTCCAGAATGTGCCTCCCCTCTGTAATCAAGACCTCTACTGTTGACGTCTTTTCCTGTGCGGCTTGGTTTACTGTTGTTGTGCGATGGTTATTATGCGTCTCCTCCAAGCACAGTTCACAAACAGGCTCCTGACATTGTTTACAGTAAAGTTTAAGATTGTTAGTGGGATGAAGGCTGCACCTGTTTTCAGACTGGGGTTGTTCCCTACTCTCTCTGTGCTGGAGTTTCTCACACAAACTTGTGACAAGGTGGTTGTCTGGAAAACCTGCGACCCCCTCTGGTGGGAGACTGACCTCCAAACGACAGTTCGGGCACTGGAAGGGTATACGAACTTCTGCGTGGTCGCGTAGGCAGTCTtgacagaaggtgtgctgacagggcagcGCTTTCGGCCGGGTAAACAGGTCCAGGCAGATGCTGCAGGTCAGTTCTTCCCGGATCTGTTCTTGGAAACTTGATGCCGCAGTTGTCGCTCTCTCTTCGACGGTAATTGGCGTAACTTCCACCACCGTTGAGTGTGATGGCCCGGACCCCATGATTCTACTCTCCGTTGATGTTGCGGCCTTGAATCCGGGTTAAGCACATGACGACCGCAAGTGTTTGTTTAGGTCAGGTCATACCCTTGACAACTGTTGCAACACGCAACAATATGTCCTCTTGACGTACGTACACCTACAAGTCGGAAATTTTGAAGAATAGATTTACTAACAAG
It contains:
- the LOC136424520 gene encoding tripartite motif-containing protein 3-like, whose protein sequence is MGSGPSHSTVVEVTPITVEERATTAASSFQEQIREELTCSICLDLFTRPKALPCQHTFCQDCLRDHAEVRIPFQCPNCRLEVSLPPEGVAGFPDNHLVTSLCEKLQHRESREQPQSENRCSLHPTNNLKLYCKQCQEPVCELCLEETHNNHRTTTVNQAAQEKTSTVEVLITEGRHILESYCSFIRDLREKEKTLNEQKQQTDKSIHQAYNQMLQKLIERREELLSESELNRRKNLARMQSGREIVLTDLNELSAACDQAEREMEECGVEFLGQETILTKIIEKYRRKAVPTPVQTQPAVFEPKHIADTGVPVLGHVMVQSLPSAQIPKASPSGNDAVKGRGRHHRNQRQSVQSLPSVPIPVEPVSSDDAVKGRGHHHSNHRQSVQSLPSTALEVPRTIYQRFSEQFLASAPTHEEPATIDEEARGRGHHHGNQKKSFQSLPSTPITAATPGGTGHHHGYKNQAVQTLLSGPIQAAYTSSNEVVRVTGHHHGNQRDEEHGFQRLWTVGGQGSGTGQFKGSLGIAVSEEGEIFVADKGNQRLQVFTLQGTFVRQFPTIVPDKQDMEPMDVAMDGNGNLWVVGETATGHFAVQYDKQGRALRKIELEKSDWRRGVAVDTKWNHILITHTAGFIFRHGEVQVFRSDGKLVKTVGQQQGMKRLQYITVDGEGNILVSDFHNHCIYVYNKNGKFRFKFKGEGSGKQLWHPCGICTDRAGNIIVADSGNMRVEMFDKSGKFLEHVATDMDKPMAVAMATQGQLVVTDCPILRNHTVNVFQNY